CCACCACCTGATGCCCCTCACCGGATCCTGAAATCTCCACTCAGTGCCATGGACTGAAGCATGCATGCTCTCAACCTCTCTCTTCAATGCGACTCACCCTATCTCATAGCTATCCTCATCTGCAGTTTCATATCATCCTTCCACTAACGCACTGAAACTtaaacaaaaatttttttttccctTCAGGTATCAAGAATCACAAGTTTGAACAACTCAGGGATACCCAATGCCTCACTGAATTCTTCCTTCTCCTCACCTTCCTCTGACCTCATTATTCCTTCCAATCACAAGGCCGAACGTTGAGCCTTCCTGTCCCGGACTTAAGCAGGGCAGAGGCAGCAAGGCATTGTGCACCCACCTGGCACCCTCTCACTAAGCTAAATACCCACACACCTGGCAAAATTCACCTCAGGGGTGGACATTAAATACCACttacaaaatgaaaattgcttatattTCCTCATGGTATGGTTGATAAGTAAAATTCCCTGCTATGCATAGTACCCAACAGTTAAAGAGAGACAAACACTGTAAAGCGCAAGACAAATTTTATTCAAGTTGTCATCAAATTAAATGATCATTTTGAGTGATACATATTTTTTCGCAAAATTACTTGGAAGAGACCTATTTAATTATTGATGCGATGTATTTTTCCTTGATAGCGTTTTGGTTGAATTAGTTGGCTGTGTATATGCTTAGGCGTGAAAAGCGGACCAAGAGAGGTCTGTTGAAAAAAACTGATCCGGTCCCGGCCACTGCTCTTGTCTCTCCTCATCGCTGGATTTGTCACTATCTTCCTCGTTGCTAGCAATCATCATATCCAGACCAGTGATCTCATCTGCTTTTCTTTCTGATATTGATCCTTCGTTCTTCTCTTCCACCAATTTATTGTAACATAGCGTGCATACCCTTAAAGGCTTTGAGGACATCTTAGGCATGAGAAATTTGTGCTTTGAACAAGATTGACACACCACAAAGCCACACTTCCGACAGTGATGTCTGCGGATTAACGTGTTGAACTTCCTTTCAGTGCACCTCATGCAAATTTCTGTCATCTTGTCCGGTATCCATGGGGCTGCATGTTCAGTAGATGGTCTCCTTCCCGTCTTTTCCAACAGCTGTTTGACACAGCTGTCAATATGTTTCATCCAGTCCTCTTTCTCAAGGAGAGTTGCGGCACCTACTCTGAATGATTTCCTCGAGGTTTTTATCAGCCATTGATTTTTAAGGCAGCCATCATCCATAAGGTCTTCAACAGTGACATCCTCCAGTGGGATTATCTGTTGATTGGTGTACTTCTTCTTGAGGATGATGACAGTTCCATATACCAGGATGTCATTGAACAGGAAAAACATTCGGTGTTTTGGCTTCTTGCGACAAGCTTTTGTCAATAGTCCTTCGCCTACAAGTACTCGCCCTTGCAGGGCCAAAGGTTGACCAGTTGCTCTGAAGCAATTTTCGACTGCGGTAATTCGTTGCGTGTTGATATCTGTGTTTATCAGGCGGTCCACCATCTTATTCACAGGTCCTTCTGCCAAGCTGATTCCTGTCGTTTAAGAAAGGGAGAAATAAAGAGCTAAGGGTGATTAATTTCTTAATTCGCTTTGCAGTTTTTATAAGGAGGACACTGCACACGTCTGCTGACAAAAATGCCGAACATTTATCCAATAAACAGTCTGATTACAGAAAGGCCCTGAAGAATTATATTCTTTTTTCATCATGGAAGAagtaaaaaaagaattgaatcTTTAAAGACTTCACTATCCCATATTAGTCTCTTGGTCACACACCCTTCTTTGGCTTGAATCAGTGAGGAGATGTACAGACTAGCTTTCATCTGCTGTTCCTCTGTATCAGGCTGTGAGGAGCCAACTGGTTCTTTAATTTTCCTGTTCTCTGGGGAAGTATTTTAGTTTCATTTAGGCTCTTTTTTGCCAAGTGAACTGAGATCAGCACCTTGTTATGTGGGCTTATCATTTCCTGGCAACGATGGGCCCTttccaaaaatattttttataaatgcCAAGTGATCATTGTTACAATTTGAGAAACGCACTATTTTGTTTGTAATGTACTCAGAACATGAAAGAACATTTTGGCATTTAATTTTTTGTTGAATTTCTAATATGACCATCGAAGGATTGGTAAAAACAAGAAGTATTAATGTAATAACCGAAGCTAAAAAAATTAGTGATTCGTCAATTATGCAAAGTGGAGCCCTGAACAGGCAAGCTGAGTTTAATGATGCACCAGATGGCCTGGAAGGTTCCTTTTTCGTGGACATGATCAATGAAGGCACTGAACAACAAAGCACAAAAATAGAAGAAGAAATAGCAAATcacttggataattggacgatTCCGTTCATGATTAATCAAACCAACACAAacatcaaactggacacaggtgccagaGCGAATTTAATCAATGAAGCAGACTTGCTGAAGatgtggggcacgattctccgtcccccacgccgggtgagagaatagcgggagggcctcccgacatttttcacgccctcccactattctcccccccccccctcacgcccgacccacgccacgaattgccgctcgccgttttttacggcgagcggcgattctccgaggccgatgggccgagcggccgggccatcACGCCCGTtttaacacggcagcaaacacacctgctcactgccgtcgtgaaacgggcgccagatgcccgtttggggcatctgggggctcgattGGCACTGCAGTACCACGggcgtgccaaggggggcataggcccgcgatgggtgcccaccgatcgcgggccatgcgtccataacggacgcactcttttccctccgccgccccgcgagatcaagccgccacatcttgtggggtggctgagggaaaagacgccaactgcgcatgcgcgggttggcgttgtccaacctgcgaatgcgcggccgacgtcattagctgtgtcagccggcgtgacgcttgacgtgcggccttgacgaccgtcgtcaaggctgcgccgccgtgacgcaagtggccgcgctcctagccccgcccgtggggggagaatcggccccggaagtggccgtgaaggcagCCGTggatcacggcctgtcccacggcagcctttacgattctccacacttgcggagaatctcgcccgtggaTTCAACCAGGAATACAGGATAATGTTTGCAATCTCACCGACTACCACGGCGCACCAATCAAGACGTTGGGAATGTGTAACCTGCAAGTTGATGTGAATGCACAATTATTCACAGTTAAATTTGCAATTGTGAAGCAGACAAGTGATCACTGCTAGGCGCAGCAGCATGTGAGTCACTGCAGCTAGTACAGTGATTACACGATACAGACATCAAATATACAGACACTGACGATACAGACACCGACTATATACCAATGGCCCACATGGCAGCCATAAATGCAAAGTCAGTACAGACGTTGGAGGAACAATGCAAGACTCAGGCCACAGCTCCGCACACAGCGAATTACAAAAAAACATTTTACTGAAAGGGTGGTGAACCTAAAAGATACGGGTGTTAGAAATAATGGGGATGCTATCAATGCTGACTGCTGGTATAAAAAAATCAGAACAATTTCTAGTGACCAGACACGCACAGTTAAATGTGTCAATTAGAAAGTTGCTCTCTTTTTCTTGCTCCTCTGAAGTTGTGCTATACTGTATCTGAGTGACTCACCACTGAGCACATGAAGTTACAGTGCTTTCCCACTAGATACCCACTAAACAAACCAGGAAATGTTAGGGATTGTTCATTTCAGTGTAAGGTGAATATTTAACATCACGATAAGTTTGAATTAACACCAAACAATCTTTTCGGTACTGAAAATATACTTTCATATATGGATATTCTAAAATGGGCGATAGCAAATCAGCAGCTTGTTTTCCACCACTGTGGAATTAAATTCTTATTGACTTCAGTTGAACAACAACGGCAACAAATACGTTATTGTATTCATATTGTACTTTTAACTTAGAAGTCCCTCAGGGACTTCACAGGAACTTTAAGTGATTCAAAAAAGTTGTGACCCTGACCTCTGGTGCTGCCTCACCATCTTATCTATGATCTATTGCAATTGGCTGTCTTTATGTTCCAGTAAGTATCTTACATGCTGACCAATTTTGGAGTATAGTATTAAAGGTGTGCAATTCTGTAATGTAGTTCAAATGTATTTCAGGAAATAACCAACAGATTTAATTGCTTATCTTATGTGCCTGATGAAATGTTGTTTGATGAAGAAATGTTCTTGCTAAACTGGTTATTCCAGTTATGTTGTGCATACTTTCAGCACCAAGTTAGTTGAACTATGCCAACTTGATATATTTTGGTAGAGGATCTGACTTTCAGTTTGAACATTGATTCTGATTTCCTGATGCAATACTATAGTTGGCCTTATGTAGGTTATATTTGTGAAATTAGAATTACTCAACATTGTAATTTTTTTAACTTAAGAAAGCTCGCGTGTTTTGATAGTACCACATATTTACTTTCACCTTTTAGGTGTGTCCTGGCAAGATGATATTTTGTCGTAAATGCTGATAACATTTATTGGATGTCTATTCACTCAACAGTAGCTTAAAATATAATGTGTTCCCTCCTTATTCTGGGGACACAGAGTCAGGTTTAACTCTTGATCCTGTTGTGTGAAATTGGCCAACTCAGCatgtgttagaatcatagaatccctacagtgcagacggaggccattcggtccatcaaatctgcactgatcctccgaaagagtaccctacctaggcctccactcctgccctatccccttaaccctgtCATCCCACCgaaccgtttggacactaagggccaatttagcatggacaatccacctaacctgcccatctttgggctgtgggaggaaaccggagcacccggaggaatcccacgcagacaaatagggaacgtgcagactcgacatagttacccaaggtcggaatcaaacctgggaccctggcgctgtgatgtcaCAATGGTGAAATCTTGCAGAGTCCAATCTTTAAACATCAACCCTTTATTGGTGGCCTTTAATTATTTACAGTTCCCAGATTAGTATCATGCATGGTACTGTTCAACATGCATGATAGCTGCTTAATTATAGATTTCTGTTTCGAGACTGTTCTTTCTCGAATCGCTTACCACGTGACTCTATACATCATACTGTGGATAATGCTATTCTCCAGCCCCACTTTAAGACTTGCCCTGCCGAGCTCCTTTACATTACAATACCTGTAGGCACACATTGCAACAGTGCAAATTAAACCTCGAGTTTTTTTGGTCTGTATGTCTCAGCACCCCGCACTACGTAGTGTATTTAGCTGCTGCGTCGTTCAAGGTGCTTAAAGGGTGATGTTAACCTTTACTAGTGGAGCTTGGGTTGGTAATATTGCACTCAAGATCCTCGAGTGTCTACCTGTAAGTGATCTAGCATAATTTTACCAACTACCAGAACTAACCACATGAGACATCCAATTAAGTTAGAGACATATGGATGTTGTAGTGACACCGCATTGTCAAGCAATCCAAGATAAAATAAGTTCAAGAAACTTGTAGTAACTTTGAATGTGGCACCTAATTGTGCTGGAATGTACATTTAGGGCCGTGTTTGTGGGTAGGAGGAACAAGAGGTGATAAATCTGTTAGTCCTGTGCTCAGTGGGAGACAGGTTGAAGGATGATTTCTGAGGAGGAGAGAGAATTGCGAGGCACGAATATTTAGAAAgggatttgggcagcatggtagcaaaagtggatagcactgtggcttcacagcaccaggatcccaggttcgattccccgctggtcactgtctgtgcagagtctgcacgttcttcccatgtctgcgtgggttttctctgggtgctactgtttctcccacagtccaaagacgtgcaggttaggtggattggccatgataaatggcgcTCAGtgacaggttaggaggggttattgggttacctggatagggtggaagtgagggcttaagtgggtcagtgcagactcgatgggccgaatggcctccttctgcactgtatgttctatgatttctaGAAAGGCTTCAGATCAAGTTTCCCACTCAAGGAACTGATGAACAAATTTCAGAAAAATgcgtgaattaaaaaaaatatatttcagcatgaagaaaagaaacaacaatgtcaaagcaataaattaatatttttaaaaaagtaatgaaTAAAGAAGACCATTAGAGTGTGAGAGAgtccgagtgtgtgtgtcaggcacATTCCCAGTTTCAGGGTGCTCATTCACTCACCCCTACCCACTGGCCTGAACTTTCTGGtctttcacgctggcgggatcttctggtcccactgatggCAAACCCCCACCTCGGGCATTGGGGCTGGCAGTATCAGTGGATCTTgtccacgggatggaggatgatgatgactcacTGTGAGATGAACTCCGGTGCTCTTCATTGTGTGGCAAAGTCCGGCTTTGGTCTTTTAACAGCCATCTTCCGGCTGGAATGGGAGCTTGGGTGAGTGAAGTGCTTCaaagctgctccagcttgtcaggctcccaATGGGAATCCCGACCCTAGTGAATCACATGGCTGTGGAACCCAGACTCAGGTGGGATGCACGTGGGCAGTGTGGCTTGATTAAATTGTGCTTCACGGCGCTCCTAGCTGAAGCGTGAAAATGTTCTGATTCCCCGCTGGCCTGAGCACCTAGGCCGGAAATCTCTGGCCGTTTActggcggctggattctctgacctggacCAGATGTAccagcacttgggggggggggggggggggtatctccaAGGCAATCGGGGACTCTGGGTGATCGAGTTCTGGGCAGGATACCACCtaggcacctttgcactgccaactgggcaccctggcagcgccATCTGGATGATACCTTGGCAGTGGCCAGgtggtgctggcaggggcacagccagagtgccaggctggaagtgcccaTGTGGCAtcatgcccatgccagggattgggcctggaaTTGCCCAGCCCTCAGGAGATATGTGGGGCTTCATGACCCCCTTATTGGGATGTTGGGGAGGGGCCGGAGGCCACACTGGAGGGTGGGgtctagagatcagggcaccatttaaaactggcgccccgatctcttcctgcgctAATGAGCATCACTCATTAGTGTAGAAAATGGGACAAAGTGTAGCCTCGACGGGACCTTCCTCGCCAagacccagaaatgaagcagagtctggTTTAATAGTGGGATTGTTCTCGGGGCCTccagcactgggaaacacccggctaaatgggCTCGACATGGAACTcggtttcatttctgttaaatcacgCCTAAGGTTCTAATATTTAATGGCATAAACATAATTTTAATGATTTGTAATTTGTAATGCAATGCCAATCAACTTCTCCAGCCCAGTTGTACCTCTTTCCTACATGTTGTAAATTCTCCAAGATTTATGTTCAATTATTTTAGTCTTTTTCTACCTCTTTCTGTCTCTtgtctccttcttggcccagtcTTTTTTCCCCTCATTTCTGTCCCTCATCTGACTCTAATTCACCCCCTTACTTTGTCATTCTGATATTTCTTTCTCGATTGTTAAATCtcactggttaaggagatagacTGCTGGTGTCATCGTCAGCCTAGCCCCTTTGCCCTCAGCACACCATTATCCACTTGCATTTTCAGCAAATTATGGTAAAAATTTGTTTTGATTGAAAAGTGCAGAAAAATGTCAATAGGCATATAACATGGCGGAGAACATGGGATACTCACTCCAACAAGATCACAGCATCGTAGACTTGTAaaaacagaaggccattcaattCTACTCTGTGCCACTTTTTGgaaagagaatcccagccatctcCACTCCCCATCCTTACCATGAAACCCTGCACGTATTCTCTCACTGGgtgtttatccaatttcctttaaaACCATCTCTCCGACATTCTCAGaccgtgcattccagatcctcgtTTTCCTCATGTCTCCAATTGCTTCTCTGGTCAACCACCTTAAATAGGTGTCCTCAGGTTCTTGACTGCTCCACTAATGGGAATAGTTTCtctttatctactctgtccacaTCCACCATGAGTTTGAACACCTCGATGAAATCTCGTCTCAACCTCCTCTACTCTCAGGAATTCTAGTTTCACCAGTCTCTTGTGGAATTGAagaccctcatccctggaaccactcTTTCCTGCTCCCTCAAagcgatcacatccttcctcacgTGTGGTGTCCACATTTAAGTAATTCTCCATTACTTTGTCCCCTTATATTCTAACCGAATAAAAAGGCAGTTTTTTTAAAGTGCTAATTAATTCAACATTAGTTGAGTCAGCAGGGAATCTATTCCACATATTCACTACTCTGTTGGAAGAAAATCTCTAATCGTAAATTTGAATCAAAAGAATCTCCAGTTCTACATTCTGAGTATTTTCCTGTATTGCATAAAAGCACATAACAAAGGCACTTCAAAGTAGATACTTACAAGACACAGTCAAACTTTCTTGTGTTCTATTTGACGTGCAACAGACTCCGGACACCCGAGCTGATCTATAGTTCTACGTTGCACAAAGGTTAGTCTTCATGTACTCAGGCTATTTTCCGTTCAGATCATTTAAATGCGTCAGAGCCAAACATTCCTCACGACTTAAGCTGCCTCAGCCAAGGATTTTAaactgtgcgaggctcagccagTGACCGAACTGAAATTTAGAACAAATGTCTGATTTTAGCAACACTTGGTTAACACAGTTCAAACGAAAATATATTTAACAGCCTGTACCTGCTGTTTGCTGAAAGAGTCCCGATTGTTCTAGATATAGCTCTTGATACCACTGCAGGCGAGGTAAATGTTGATTGAGTAATGTTTGCCTGACTGGTGCATTTCTGTTAACATGAGTGTGTTCAGGAAGGAAATGCAAAACTGGATTTATTTTTACGTTAAGCAGCCTGAACCTCTCTTCCTCTTGCTTGCGATTTGTAGCAGTAAAATTGTAGAGAAAAGTAAAAGTCGACTGCTGACTGCAGTTGGCACCCTGCCAGGGTTCCGAAAACACGTCCGCAGCAAGGTTTGAGAAAGGATTTAAAGTGGACTGTTTCTTTAAAAAAGGGACCAAGCTACTTTAAAAGTTGCATGTTGACCAAACTATTACAACTGTATCTTCAGATTCCCTCCTGTTCCCCAACGTTTCCTTTGCATTGCCAAGGTTTCGAAACTGCTGTACATAGAATgggcggcatggttgcacagtagttagcactgctgcctcacagctccaaggacccgggttcaatccggccttgggtgactgtgtggagtttgtactttctccccgtgtctgcatgggtttcctccgggtgctccggtttcctcccacagtccaaagatgtgcaggttaggtggattggccacgctaaattgcccttactgtccaaaagggaTAGACAACattacatggatagaatggaggtgtggtcttaagtatggtgctcttttcaaggcccggtgaagacttgatgggccgaatggcctcctgctgcactgtaaattctatgattctatagataAGCACCTGATGAATTTCCCCTCCCCCTAAACCATACTAATCCAGGAGCAGTTTGAAGGATTCATTTATCTTTCTTGAAATAAGGACAAGAGTGAAATATTTAAAATGCTAAATATGATGTGTGAAAATGGAATTTTAATCAAATAACATGTGTAGGTATATTTTAGACATCTTCATGGAAGAGCAAAATTTGAAATGACCCCGTCACAGGCGGATGGGGTTAAGATTTCATTTTATTAGCTGATTTTCAATGTTTAAAATGCTAAAATTGAGATATTAAAGCCTCAGACTGTGAATAAGAGCAAATGGCTGACCTACCCTATGTTTATAGCTGTATTTAAGCATTCAAGTTTAGAAAAAAACATTTCCTGAGGAAATCTCAACAACAGATGGTTAAAAGCTCCAGTAGACTTATTGGCATCTCACTGTCGGCTgcaacatatttttaaaagttaaaattATAAGCAAagcccattttaaaaaaatgaatgggaGAAATGCCATATTCACTTGAGATATTTTAATGTTCAGGCCTAAAAAGACAGTTTCAGCTCAGTTTTTTCAGACTAAGAAACAGACCAAAGAACATTAAAGAAGACAACAAACATAAAGACAGCCAAGAAAACGAAAGACTGAGAAAAGACCCAGTAAGAGAAGCAGACTATAATGTAATGTTGTTGTGACTGCGACACCAAGTAACTAAACAATGGTGACTTTGCTAACCATGTTATACGATATGTTAAGAAAATAGTGACTGAGCTgcaactgggcggcacggtagcacagtggttagcagtgttgctgcatagctccaggaccccaggttcaactcccggcttgggtaaccgtctgtgtggagtctgcatgttctcaccgtgtctgcgtggctttcgtccgggtgctccggtttcctcccacattgcaACAGTGCAAATTAAACCTTGAGTTTTTTTGGACTGTATGTCTCAGCACCCCGCACTACGTAGTGTATTTAGCTGCTGCGTCGTTCAAGGTGCTTAAAAGGTGATGTTACCCTTTACTAGTGGAGCTTGGGTTGGTAATATTGCACTCAAGATCCTTGAGTGTCTACCTGTAAGTGATCTAGCATAATTTTGCCAACTACCAGAACTAACCACATGAGACATCCGATTAAGTTAGAGACATATGGATGTTGTCGTGACACCGCATTGTCAAGCaatccaagataaattgccccttagtgtccaaaaaggttaggtgggattactgggttatggggatagggtggaggtatgggcttaagtaggctgctctttccaagggccggtgcagactcgataggccaaatggcctccttctgcactgtagattctatgagtaGATTCTATGAGAAACTGTACTCCTATTTATCCCTCTCCAAAACcaagttttaaatgtttttcaACAAGTGCTATATTTGTACTTCATTCGTACAATATCTTATTCCTTTATGTTATTTAAATTGATTTATTGTAGGACAACTTAAAAGAAACCAAATCCAGCTTTGTTTCTTAAATCTTGGATAAGCAAAGGGTTAAATTACAATATTTTAGGAACACTAATTATGGGGAAAGTAATGCCAAGGATTCTTTTTCAGTTCTACAAAATCTGGATTTTTAATCACAGGGTAGCTTTAGTTTGATCCACACTTTGCAGGTCATTTGTGAAGTGGAGGTAAAGGGGAACTTCTAAAATAGACGCGTTAACAGCTGTTTTAAAATAGCACACAAAACTACATAATAATGGCGGAGACCTTGCATGTCATTTCTCATGGTTAGTCTGCAGCACAGCTGTGATGGCATGCTGAAAAGATAGAGCATGTCTACCTCCTGAAGGGAAGTGTTCCATAAGTTATTCATCCTTTCTGAGGTCGAGGAGAGACCAATTTTATTGCTTATTAATTTCTGATTTCAAATCAGAAGAATTAATGTCTGTCTTTTAATCTTTCAGCTTTAATTTTTTCACATATAATGAACGTTTAACATTGCAACTTGGGTCTCACTTCATAAATTAAGCTACTCAAGCCTAATTAAGTGTCAAAGTGGATCTACAGAGGTGGTCaaacctccctctgtctctggcgGATTGGATCCAAACGATAAAAATGAATGCACTCCCTAggtttttctgtttctttcaATGTATCCCTATTTTTTTGCCCAAATCCTTGTTTATTCAGGTTAACAAATTGATTTCTGCTTTCACATAGCTGGGTAAGTGTCCCAGAATCTGTagtgttctgctgcagagggacagTCAGGCAGGGGGCGTGGCTCCCCCAAATGTTTTGTTTCATTATTGGGCTGCTCTCATGTTTGCAGTGGATTAGTGACCTCGATTCGATTTGGGGCAGAATAGAGGCTTGCTTGTGCAGTACCTGTACTCTTCATGTCACAATTACCGCATCACCGCCCTTCTCATCTGCTAACTTTTCCTCAAGTTCGGTGAGGATTTGGGAACAATTTCGGCAGCACTTAAAACTTTTTTCCCTGTCCTCTTTAGCCCCTATTTGTAACAATCACCTCTTCTTACCTTCTATTTTGGACCCTTTATTTAAATATTGGAAGTTAAAGGGACTTGAACATTTTAGGGATCTATTTGGAGAGGGAAGATTGGACAGTTTTAGGGAGCTGGTTCACAAATTTCAGTTGCCCAATTCGAGCCTCTTTTGTTATCTTCCGATTCGTGACTTTTCCCGTCAAGTTTTTCCGTCCTTTGGCTCTGCCTTCCTCCTTGATGAAGAAGGTTTTATCCTTGGCTCAACCTGGCAAGGGGCCTATCTCAGACCTATATGGCTATATTCTCTCG
The window above is part of the Scyliorhinus canicula chromosome 9, sScyCan1.1, whole genome shotgun sequence genome. Proteins encoded here:
- the plekhf1 gene encoding pleckstrin homology domain-containing family F member 1, whose amino-acid sequence is MVDRLINTDINTQRITAVENCFRATGQPLALQGRVLVGEGLLTKACRKKPKHRMFFLFNDILVYGTVIILKKKYTNQQIIPLEDVTVEDLMDDGCLKNQWLIKTSRKSFRVGAATLLEKEDWMKHIDSCVKQLLEKTGRRPSTEHAAPWIPDKMTEICMRCTERKFNTLIRRHHCRKCGFVVCQSCSKHKFLMPKMSSKPLRVCTLCYNKLVEEKNEGSISERKADEITGLDMMIASNEEDSDKSSDEERQEQWPGPDQFFSTDLSWSAFHA